Within the Hyalangium gracile genome, the region CGCCGCCCAGGAGCAGGCCGCCCTCGTGGAGGACGGCGCGGAGGGCGCTGACGGCGAGGCCGATGACGACAGCGGCGCCGCCGTGGACGGGTTCGACTCGACCGAGGGCGACGAGGCCGAGTCGTCCACCGTCCCCGCCGGCACGCCCGAGGTGCAGTACACCGCCGACCTCCCCGACGAGGAACTCCAGCGGCTGTGGAAGGAGAACCCCGCCGCGCTGGGCTCGGTGTCCGTGGGCTTCGTGCACAGCGGCCGCATGGTGAACAGCGTGCGCTTCCCGTCCGGCGAGGACTGGATCGTCGTCTCGCCCGACAAGGCGTGGACCACCACCGAGACGGTCGACTACCTCACCCAGGTGATCCGCGAGCTGCGGACGCGCTACCCCCAGGCGCCCCTGCTGCGCGTGAACCAGCTCAGCGCCAAGGATGGCGGCTACCTCCGCCCCCACAAGAGCCACCAGAACGGCCGGGACGTGGACCTGGGCTTCTACTACCCCGGCGGCAATGCCGTCCGGGCCCGCGCTCGCGAGAAGTACATCGATCCCGCGATGAACTGGGCCCTCGTCCGGGCGCTCGTCACCCTCACCGACGTGCAGGTCATCCTCGTCGATCGCCGCGTCCAGAAGGTGCTCTACGACCATGCCCTCAAGAGCGGCGAGGACAAGGCGTGGCTCGACTCGCTGTTCCACGCGGGCGAGGGCTCGATCATCAAGCACGCGCGCGGCCACCGCGACCACTTCCACGTGCGCTTCTTCAACCCGCGCGCCCAGGAGCTGGGCCGCCGGATCGCCCCGCTGCTCGCGCTGCAGCCGGAGCACAACATCGCCATGCACCGGGTGCGCAAGGGCGACACGCTGGGCGCCATCGCCATGCGCTACAACTCCACGGTGAACGCGCTGCGCAACGCGAACCGGATCCGCGGCACGCTGCTGCGCATCGGCCAGGTGCTCTCGGTGCCGCTGCGCGGGCCCTGCACCCAGTGCCCCGTTCCGCCGCCCGTCGTGGTGCCGCCTCGGCGCCTGCCCGCCGTCGCGAAGGTGGACGCTCCGGCCGAGGTGAAGGCCTCGGTGCAGGCCAGGGCCGACGTGCAGCCCGCCGTGCAGCCCCAGGCCGAGGCTCCGGCCACGGTGCCGGCCAACGCCGTCGCGCCCGCCGCGGCGCAGGTCCCGGGGGACACGCAGCCCGCCGTCCATGTCGTCCCCGTGACGCCGCCTTCCGTTCCGGAGGAGACGCAGGCCCCGGCCGCCCTCCCCGTGCAGCAGGCGCCGCAGCCCACGGTGGTGAACACCCCGGGCGCCTGAGGCCCTCCTGGAGCGAGAGACGGCCCCGGGCGTCCGTCCCCCGGTATAGAGTCATCCCGCTCTTGCCCAGAGGCCATGGATGACGCTCTCTCCCGAGGACCGCTTCAACATCGAGGTCATCAAGCTGCTGCTCCAGATCGCCTGGAGTGACCGCCAGCTCAACCACGCCGAGCGGCTGGTGATCTTCGGCCTGGGTCGCAGCTGGAACGTGCCGGAGCCGGAGCTCCAGTCGCTGCTGGAGAAGCTCCGGGCCGGCGGGCCCCTGCCCGAGCCCGACATCGCGGTGCTGCGCACCCGTCCGGATGATGTGCTCGAGGCCGCCCGGGCCCTGGCCGTCTCCGACGGCTCCTTCGCGCAAGGGGAGAAGGAATTGCTCGAGCGCATCAAGGCCACGCTCGGCGCGTAGCCAGCCCGCGCAGCGAGGGCGCGCGACTTATATACATGGCCATGAGCCCTCGCACCGGAGCCGCTGTCGTCCAGGAGTCCACCTGGACCTTCCTGACGAACCACGCCCACGTGCTGCTGTGCCTCGCGATGGATCCCGAGGTGCGCATGCGTGAGGTGGCGGACAAGGTGGGCATCACCGAGCGCGCGGTGCAGAAGATCGTCGCGGATCTCGAGGAGAGCGGCTACCTGACGCGGGTGAGGGCCGGACGGCGCAACCGCTATCAGGTGCACCCTCACCTGCCCCTGCGGCACCCCATCGAGAGCCACCAGTGCGTGGACGCGCTGCTGGCCCTGGTGCTCGAGCCCGACGAGCTGGACGCCGTCTTCTCGGCGAGCGGAGCTAGATCAGCCCCTGCGCAGGCGACCAGGCCGCGGACACGCGCACCACCACGGCGGTGATGTTGTCGCGACCGCCCGCGTCGAAGGCGCCGGTGACCAGGGTGTTGCAGGCCTCGGTGAGGCTCGGCCGGGACAGGCCGGCGATGATGCCATCCGGCCCGAGCGGCTCGTACAGGCCGTCCGAGCACAGCAGGTAGACGTCCCCGGGGCGCAGCTCCAGCCGCTGCACGGTGGGCTCCGAGCGGTCGGTGCCCAGGGCGCGGGTGATGATGTGGCCGAAGGCGCTCTGGCCTCGCGGAGGCGGCGCGAGCCCGGCGGCGCGCAGCTCCTCGGTCACCGAGTGGTCCTTGGTGAGCGCCTCGAGCTCACCGCTGCGCAGCCGGTAGAGGCGGCTGTCGCCCACGTGGGCCACGGCGGCGCCCTTCTCGCCCACGGCGAGCGCGACGACGGTGGAGCCCATGTCCCGCAGGTACCCCACGCGCCGCGAGAGCAGCTCGCGCTGGGCGGTGGCGGTGCAGGCCACCAGCAGGTTCTCCTCGCGGCTGCGCTCGGGGTCGTGCTGGGGCCAGGGGGTCTCCGTGCCACGGAGCAGGCGCTCGCCCGACTCGGAGAAGGCGTCCACGACACAGCGGCTGGCCACCTCTCCGCCCGCCTGGCCTCCGAGGCCATCGGCGACGACGTACAGGCCGAGATCCGTCCGGATGCAGTAGGCGTCCTCGTTGTGGGCGCGTCTGCCGACGTGTGTCTGTCCCGCGCTCTCGATTCGCATACCGTCCTCCTCGTTCCCCCCGGGACAGCAAGCGGGGGACCACCTCCAAGCATGCGAAACGACTCGACGGCCGGGGGGCCACGCGCCCCAGCGTGGACGCTCCAAGAATAACAGGGCTGGGGACTCTATACCCCATGCCGACCGTGGGCCCCAGTTTCCCACTAGGAGAGCGAGGCCCGCGGCTCAAGGTAGCAACTTTCCTGGGTTCGGCATGAGAATGCGGATGCAGCCCGTCGTCCGTCCGCCCGAGGCAAACCCATGTCCTCCATCCGCCGTCTGCTCTCAGGGATCTCCTCCTCCGCGGTGTCGTGGGCGCGCTATGAGGTGACCGCGCCCATCCGCCACAAGCCCACCGCGCCGGTGGAGCCGGTGCGGCGTGGGTTCTCGGACCACAGTGACTTCCAGTCCGCCGAGGAGGCCGAGCGCTCCCTGCTGGACGCCCACGCCCCGAGCCTGGCCGGGCGTGCGCGAAGGAACCAGGACCCGCTGAGCGCCTACACGGGGAGGAGCGACTTCCAGGCCCGGCTGCCGCGCTACCAGCACCTGCTCGGGACGAACATCCCTCCCCCGCCCAAGCGCTACTGGGAGGCGGGGCGCACCCAATCTCCGGCCACTCCGGCGCAGCAGGCGGAGCAGGCTCCGGGCAGCGGCACCCGTCCGGGCCTCACCGCCACCGCTGATCTGGAGAAGGCCTTCGAGCTGGCCGGCGAGGAGGACTCGGTGCTGCTCTACTCGGGGCAGGACGGCGAGGGCGGCCGCTCGGTGGTGCAGCACGCGGACGGCAGCGTCACCGACCCGGAGGCTCCGGAGAAGCGCTTCACGGACGCCTCGGAGTGGGAGCGCGAGCACACGGACCTGTCTCGAGCCGCGACCCTGTCTCGCAACGATGTGGAGCTCGTGCTGGCGATGCCCGAGGGCGAAGCGCGGGATGAGATCCTCACCGAGCTGGCCAGCCAGGACGCCTCCTCCGAGCTGGATGAGGCTGGGACGACGGACGATGCCTTCATGCCGTCGCTGGATGATCTCCCGGTGGAAGGAGAGC harbors:
- a CDS encoding LysM peptidoglycan-binding domain-containing protein produces the protein MRLLPCLPLLLCAACAAHVAPNTSASARAQPADAVTAPVASPSATTPGASSPAEASSLAQAAVDSAAQEQAALVEDGAEGADGEADDDSGAAVDGFDSTEGDEAESSTVPAGTPEVQYTADLPDEELQRLWKENPAALGSVSVGFVHSGRMVNSVRFPSGEDWIVVSPDKAWTTTETVDYLTQVIRELRTRYPQAPLLRVNQLSAKDGGYLRPHKSHQNGRDVDLGFYYPGGNAVRARAREKYIDPAMNWALVRALVTLTDVQVILVDRRVQKVLYDHALKSGEDKAWLDSLFHAGEGSIIKHARGHRDHFHVRFFNPRAQELGRRIAPLLALQPEHNIAMHRVRKGDTLGAIAMRYNSTVNALRNANRIRGTLLRIGQVLSVPLRGPCTQCPVPPPVVVPPRRLPAVAKVDAPAEVKASVQARADVQPAVQPQAEAPATVPANAVAPAAAQVPGDTQPAVHVVPVTPPSVPEETQAPAALPVQQAPQPTVVNTPGA
- a CDS encoding tellurite resistance TerB family protein, translating into MTLSPEDRFNIEVIKLLLQIAWSDRQLNHAERLVIFGLGRSWNVPEPELQSLLEKLRAGGPLPEPDIAVLRTRPDDVLEAARALAVSDGSFAQGEKELLERIKATLGA
- a CDS encoding helix-turn-helix transcriptional regulator, with protein sequence MSPRTGAAVVQESTWTFLTNHAHVLLCLAMDPEVRMREVADKVGITERAVQKIVADLEESGYLTRVRAGRRNRYQVHPHLPLRHPIESHQCVDALLALVLEPDELDAVFSASGARSAPAQATRPRTRAPPRR
- a CDS encoding PP2C family protein-serine/threonine phosphatase, which codes for MRIESAGQTHVGRRAHNEDAYCIRTDLGLYVVADGLGGQAGGEVASRCVVDAFSESGERLLRGTETPWPQHDPERSREENLLVACTATAQRELLSRRVGYLRDMGSTVVALAVGEKGAAVAHVGDSRLYRLRSGELEALTKDHSVTEELRAAGLAPPPRGQSAFGHIITRALGTDRSEPTVQRLELRPGDVYLLCSDGLYEPLGPDGIIAGLSRPSLTEACNTLVTGAFDAGGRDNITAVVVRVSAAWSPAQGLI